A window of Belonocnema kinseyi isolate 2016_QV_RU_SX_M_011 chromosome 10, B_treatae_v1, whole genome shotgun sequence genomic DNA:
tcatgtatttgttaaaaaattttctttttatttagtagaaaattaatattctttgttgaaaaatatgcttttttggttgaaaattctactgcttggttgttaattaaactatttcgtagaaacgtttttttatgtgtaaagattcatcattctagttcaaactttaggttaaaaattcaactattttcttgaaaattcattttttgtagttgaagatttatcattttagtttaaaatttatctatttggtataaactttaactattttgatgaatataaattggtttaactgaaaatttaactcctcggttaagattcatatatttcttgaaaattcgtcgtttttcgtaaaaaattaatcttcttagttgaaaattaatttttttgttgaagattcataatttttgttgaatactcatctctttgattgaaaatgtaagtattttgttgaaaattaatttttttaaagattcatcattttagttacaaatttatctcttcgattggaaatttaactattttgacgaaaattcgttttttgtttttcaaactttatcattttagtttcaaatttatatctttgtttgaaaagttaactatttttctaaaaattaattctttgttgtcaaaaattaattagcttaactaaaactttaactattccttttttagttgtaaactaatcttttttagttgaaaattcaactatttggttcaaaattcttaacttttgttagataattaatcttcctagttgaaaaattgaattcaaccaaaacagataatttttcaattaaaaggaatggctttttaatacatttgaagaattttcaacaaaataataaattaacttcaacttcagtttatcgaaaatgCCCAGAATCTCTTGGGATTTACCTAACAATTTTCTAATTCCCTGATGTGTAGCAACCCtgatttctaaaatataaatttatataaatataatagctTCATAAGGCACAATGCccattcaaaagaattaatgttatttattcatttattaataattttcaaaacaaggtggtaaaaaattcgtatattttgcaAAATGACGAGGAactatttaagaaatttcaagggaattaaaaatcTTGGATTATAATCGCTGCATGTGTTCCTCCTTAAATTTGAAATCCTCTAGAcacgaaaaatacaaaataaaaatgatgaaaaaccaATTTCTCACCTCTCTCCGAAGAAATAGGGCTTGTTTTCCAGTCGTTCGGACAATGCATCGCAGCAATGTTTGACCTCGCTCAGAACTTCCGACAGGGTTTTATTGTGCCAGCCCAAAACCTTGAGTTTCTTAGTCACCTGGCTCTGTTTCTGCCAGCTCAGGATATGATTCAAGGGCCAGGGATAAACGCTTCCATACCTTGGTTTGGTGATATTACTCAAGGTAGCTGTGTCACACCAACAAATATACTGTTCGGCATTTACTAGAACGTTATTTACCAACGAAATGTAAGCCCTCATGTCTGCTTTATCGGTTGCTTTCAACTCTTCCGACAAGCTTGTTCCTTTCgtgtttacaaaattaactatGCCATCAAAATCAGAAACTACAAACGCCCCACATTGGATAAAGGGAACACGTCCTGATGGCGACATGTATTCCGCGTTACTTCGTGGCTCTATTTGGAATTCCAAATTGCACATTTTGAGGTACGCTTGAACAGCGAGGCAGTTTGCATTGTCTGGCAAAAGAATTTGCTCAACTTCATAGGGCTGGTACAGTTTTATTAGTTGCGGCCATGGTTCTTGagctaaaatcaaaattttaaatattatgttgggCAGAGGCGATGAAGCCTCTTTTTCTAGAATGGGTCAGGGGCATAGACTTATAATATTCAATGGTACAATTTTGACGTAGTATAATAAtacaggcctcacagtccctatgtTACAAAATGTAaggaccaaagggtactttttgtcacgctcatagggtacttttttttagcgctcaaagggtaacaaacaaattcaggataaattcataagacatcaaaacagttcaagttaaattgaaaggaattcaaataggctggattaaattttaaaaatcaaaaaaacaaattttgttttccatgaaattggaatgaatttatagtaatttaaggGATGCGAGAAGAGtttgatgaaattcatgaaaattcaagataaatggaaaaagtttaaatgaattaaaaaaaaaatctacgcGCTACGCGCGaggctcgcaagtttgagagcgcctagggcgtgcgactgttggttctcgggCCTCGCGCTccatgatgtatttatctcgcactacgcgctcggtctttatattttagCACAGTCTtgtgcaaaccttttaaaattaagactcataAATCCACTAGTGCAATTTtgtggttgtgaattctcttttgttgaaagagcttagctcgagagattgagcgcacctacggcacgcgactgatggctatcGTACTCCGCGCTCGGTTATTAGTTAGTTATTAAAATCGTGTAGTCAAATCgtgcacatactttttaaaatcaaaggtcaatggaccgacaactttaattttgaactctctattgttgaagctctttcggctttaacgaacacattctcatcacgtatcttgtgcttcgcactcaattctgtccaaaatgtcaactttgttacattatacacaacactgttatatcaaatataatacattttgtatGTAACTCTgcccgggattgcttattcaaatattgcaaaataaagcataaATTGTAGTTGTCATGATTATTGTAATATTTGTTTCGTagattgctttaaattgtattctaagctgccttgaaacatgtataatttcaattaatttatatcattataattcataatagcagataatatgcataaaaattgaatcatactaattcttatttccttggttttataatttttatatttttattcttgttttttacgattaaagaaaaactattgtgcATCTGCATACGGTCTGAAACATGAACCTATACTGccgtcccaacaagaaaagtcgttACTACATTTCGGATGGGTCCCCTGTCAACCTAACTGAAATTGAGATGGCAGGggactcatccgaaatgtagttaTGACTTTTCTTGTTGGAACGGCAGTATATAGGGTCCTATGTAGGATCctttgtcctctttcgtcttttctgtcattttccaaaaatgtaatttttgtattctaatcttattttttacgattgaaagaaaatctactcgtcctttcaaaaaatgattaataattaatttatagatctttttaggtgaacaacatTTGTCTCTTAATTTTAGTTAGTTCTTatctcgttttttcaaaaaaaatttaacatttttattttgaatgttattttttacgacttaaGCAAAAACtccgtgtcctataaaaaattatagctttttttggataaacaagttttgtctcattttttttcgtagcttgtttcgttggtgcaaatttttttattttttttttatttttaatgttgtttcttACGGCTAAAAAAACTACTAgttctatcgaaaagtgatttattacaaatttgtaggtctttccagggacgcaatttttttaattcactttaattcttctaaatttacttaattctacCCTAGTCaatggatttttgtttattttttgatatttttaaaatgtttttaattcgcttaattactttttaaatgcaGCTTGACTTTTTATTaacttcatcgaattcttctcatttccctcaaattcttctaaattgactcgaatgttactgaaataaatggattaaaaaaaaatcaaattctttgaaattcttttgaatttttgatcgtATTTTGTCActcttttagttagaaattagtaggctttcaaagatttgaagtaaTATCcagttttttggaattcaccttgaattcctttaaattctctgGAATTGGTTTAATTCGcttttattcttctaaattctacttatttcaatagatttttttcttaattgtcaaaattttttatttaattgacccTGAAGTCTTTTAACCTCATCTTGAATTTTGAGACATCTCatcaaattcctttgaatctccgtgaatttttctaagctcattttaAAGTTGCtaaattcaatgaagtttttttttttacattctacaataatcttgtaggtcttttaaaaattaacgtttttcttctcttctcTTTTTTACAtcgcatgcgttgtttggcttaaaatgttcattttcgttttttttttaaattttgaaaatgatctaactctgataattttctttttataaaaaagaagtcATACGGatacattgtttgagtttctgagtattatgaataaccgtacataaaaatttgaaatcttaaaaaaacgttgtttcaaacattttttaaatgcgctcactttttgaattttgagccataatagctggttcacgaacttgttctttctttttaggccttaaaaaagagtggcaaagcaaaatccaatctgatcaatttttcaaaatttatcgtgtctaca
This region includes:
- the LOC117181850 gene encoding metaxin-2 isoform X2, producing MMFVESFRNIQKKKELPLQNRILNALFSSIDEEVDPPESCKGSIGICGKQYLDIHAQEPWPQLIKLYQPYEVEQILLPDNANCLAVQAYLKMCNLEFQIEPRSNAEYMSPSGRVPFIQCGAFVVSDFDGIVNFVNTKGTSLSEELKATDKADMRAYISLVNNVLVNAEQYICWCDTATLSNITKPRYGSVYPWPLNHILSWQKQSQVTKKLKVLGWHNKTLSEVLSEVKHCCDALSERLENKPYFFGERPNELDSLVFGHIFTIITTPLPNNRLASIVNEYPTLVSLCKRIETSIFSPRAIEDIQTSKQ
- the LOC117181850 gene encoding metaxin-2 isoform X4 — encoded protein: MMFVESFRNIQKKKELPLQNRILNALFSSIDEEVDPPESCKGSIGICGKQYLDIHAQEPWPQLIKLYQPYEVEQILLPDNANCLAVQAYLKMCNLEFQIEPRSNAEYMSPSGRVPFIQCGAFVVSDFDGIVNFVNTKGTSLSEELKATDKADMRAYISLVNNVLVNAEQYICWCDTATLSNITKPRYGSVYPWPLNHILSWQKQSQVTKKLKVLGWHNKTLSEVLSEVKHCCDALSERLENKPYFFGERPNELDSLVFGHIFTIITTPLPNNRLASIVNEYPTLVSLCKRIETRYFERKED
- the LOC117181850 gene encoding metaxin-2 isoform X5, giving the protein MPKVLLAETMSMELGAQEPWPQLIKLYQPYEVEQILLPDNANCLAVQAYLKMCNLEFQIEPRSNAEYMSPSGRVPFIQCGAFVVSDFDGIVNFVNTKGTSLSEELKATDKADMRAYISLVNNVLVNAEQYICWCDTATLSNITKPRYGSVYPWPLNHILSWQKQSQVTKKLKVLGWHNKTLSEVLSEVKHCCDALSERLENKPYFFGERPNELDSLVFGHIFTIITTPLPNNRLASIVNEYPTLVSLCKRIETSIFSPRAIEDIQTSKQ
- the LOC117181850 gene encoding metaxin-2 isoform X1 — encoded protein: MMFVESFRNIQKKKELPLQNRILNALFSSIDEEVDPPESCKGSIGICGKQYLDIHAQEPWPQLIKLYQPYEVEQILLPDNANCLAVQAYLKMCNLEFQIEPRSNAEYMSPSGRVPFIQCGAFVVSDFDGIVNFVNTKGTSLSEELKATDKADMRAYISLVNNVLVNAEQYICWCDTATLSNITKPRYGSVYPWPLNHILSWQKQSQVTKKLKVLGWHNKTLSEVLSEVKHCCDALSERLENKPYFFGESPTELDALVYGHVKALTAAKLLSSTDCIANMINQFPLIIEHSQLIHSRFLKLDIKSSTEDFEVIDTVSEDSWQFNESSESISPLPEDPAPLFSN
- the LOC117181850 gene encoding metaxin-2 isoform X3, which codes for MPKVLLAETMSMELGAQEPWPQLIKLYQPYEVEQILLPDNANCLAVQAYLKMCNLEFQIEPRSNAEYMSPSGRVPFIQCGAFVVSDFDGIVNFVNTKGTSLSEELKATDKADMRAYISLVNNVLVNAEQYICWCDTATLSNITKPRYGSVYPWPLNHILSWQKQSQVTKKLKVLGWHNKTLSEVLSEVKHCCDALSERLENKPYFFGESPTELDALVYGHVKALTAAKLLSSTDCIANMINQFPLIIEHSQLIHSRFLKLDIKSSTEDFEVIDTVSEDSWQFNESSESISPLPEDPAPLFSN